The following are from one region of the Lujinxingia vulgaris genome:
- the trhA gene encoding PAQR family membrane homeostasis protein TrhA, protein MSPAPSLDAPEKPSLRGQIHYASAFAALGAGIMLVLFASSPQARLATAIYAASLVNLLATSATYHIINWPPTARARMRKLDHAAIFILIAGTFTPICLLAMSASGGKALLTLVWSGAALGTLKEFLWPRAPKFITALICVLLGWTSVPAVPRIYADYGLLTVVLMLGGGVVFTLGALAYALKRPNPAPATFGYHEVFHTLVVIAAAMHFAMVTIVAT, encoded by the coding sequence ATGAGTCCAGCCCCCTCCCTCGATGCTCCCGAAAAACCCAGCCTCCGCGGACAGATCCACTACGCCTCGGCCTTCGCCGCACTGGGCGCCGGGATCATGCTCGTCCTCTTCGCTTCCAGCCCCCAGGCGCGCCTGGCCACCGCCATCTACGCCGCAAGCCTGGTCAACCTTTTGGCCACCAGCGCCACCTACCACATCATCAACTGGCCGCCGACAGCCCGCGCCCGCATGCGCAAGCTCGACCACGCCGCCATCTTCATCCTCATCGCCGGCACCTTCACCCCCATCTGCCTGCTGGCCATGAGCGCCTCCGGCGGCAAAGCCCTGCTCACCCTCGTCTGGTCCGGCGCCGCCCTGGGGACCCTCAAAGAGTTCCTCTGGCCACGCGCCCCCAAGTTCATCACCGCCCTGATCTGCGTCCTGCTCGGCTGGACCAGCGTCCCGGCCGTCCCCCGCATCTACGCCGACTACGGCCTCCTCACCGTCGTCCTGATGCTCGGCGGCGGCGTCGTCTTCACCCTGGGCGCCCTGGCCTACGCCCTCAAACGCCCCAACCCCGCACCGGCCACCTTCGGTTACCACGAGGTCTTCCACACCCTGGTCGTCATCGCCGCCGCCATGCATTTTGCCATGGTCACCATCGTCGCAACCTGA